From the Gallaecimonas mangrovi genome, one window contains:
- a CDS encoding Yip1 family protein → MSHIWGLLTHPDREMHDIAKEHETVSHHYVHHVLMLAAIPVICAFIGTTQVGWNLGSGHIPLQLSTALLLGIVFYAVILGGVALMGNVIHWLARDYPQRPTLKECTVFAGYIATPMFLSGLVALYPMVWLCLLVGAAGLLYSGYLLFLAVPSFLNIAKEESLRVSGSIFAIGILVFEFMLGLGVVIWGFGAYLF, encoded by the coding sequence ATGAGTCATATCTGGGGCCTGCTTACTCATCCTGACCGTGAGATGCACGATATCGCCAAGGAACACGAGACGGTATCTCACCATTACGTTCATCATGTGCTGATGTTAGCGGCCATACCGGTGATTTGTGCCTTTATCGGTACTACTCAGGTTGGCTGGAACTTAGGCAGCGGCCATATACCCCTGCAACTGTCGACCGCCTTGCTACTGGGCATTGTGTTTTATGCGGTGATCTTGGGTGGCGTAGCACTTATGGGTAATGTGATCCACTGGCTGGCAAGGGATTACCCGCAGCGGCCAACGCTAAAAGAGTGCACCGTATTTGCCGGCTACATTGCCACACCAATGTTTTTAAGTGGCTTGGTGGCGCTGTATCCCATGGTGTGGTTATGCCTGTTAGTGGGGGCGGCAGGGCTGCTTTATTCCGGCTATTTACTGTTTCTGGCGGTACCCAGCTTTCTTAATATTGCCAAAGAAGAAAGCCTGCGGGTCTCGGGCTCTATCTTCGCCATTGGCATTTTGGTCTTTGAGTTTATGCTCGGCCTTGGCGTTGTTATTTGGGGCTTTGGTGCTTATCTCTTTTAA